In Flavobacterium endoglycinae, one DNA window encodes the following:
- a CDS encoding DUF4286 family protein yields the protein MIIYNITTNIHESVHDQWLKWMQEKHIPEILATQKFSSARIVKVLIEEEMGGITYSVQYTTDSKDTLEKYYLEDQPKFDREALELFADKMLSFRTELEVISEH from the coding sequence ATGATTATTTACAACATCACCACTAATATACACGAAAGCGTTCACGACCAATGGTTAAAATGGATGCAGGAAAAGCACATACCCGAAATTCTGGCAACCCAAAAATTCTCTTCGGCAAGAATTGTAAAAGTTCTAATTGAAGAAGAAATGGGAGGTATTACGTATTCGGTTCAATACACAACTGATAGTAAAGATACTTTGGAGAAATATTATCTGGAAGATCAGCCAAAATTTGATAGAGAAGCGTTGGAATTATTTGCAGATAAAATGCTCTCTTTCAGAACAGAATTAGAAGTTATTTCAGAACACTAG
- a CDS encoding tetratricopeptide repeat protein codes for MKNIFIYVILFWSGIIFSQNEQLANNYYDKGDFEKAKLIYEDLLKSSPSNTQYFLRTIDCYQQLQQFDLAEKTIQERYNRYKQGAFLVELGYNYQLQKNESKAKNYYDQAIEKIKTNPNDVYGVGNAFERKVLLEYALKSYQTGMQVQPNYNFNFQIGMLYGQLGKTDLMIDLLLTESYNNQQNANLIQTQLSRFMNGETDNTAFKDAMRKALILRTQKEQDVFWNHYLSWFYVQQKEFGKAFIQEKAIYKREPESLISIVNLSQFALNEDDTETASEILNFILQNTKDRDLLIQSNASLMQIKIDKAQEKDYPAITNELQQLLVTYEVNPFTLSLQLIQAHFLAFNLKKTEEAKAVVKKALELNLNAYQQADAKMELADILLLEEKYNQALIYYSQIQLDLKNDVMAHEASLKAAKTSYYKGDFEWALKQFKELKSANTQLIANDALEYFLLINDNTAADSTQTALKQFAKGDFLLYQNKKQEAITQFQNILKSFKGQEIEAVTLLRLGKIYESQKDYASALSQYQQIIDNHSDGIYVDEALFFSAEIYNDELKDIEKAKPLYEKVIFNHQDSIYFVDARKKYRELRGDKNL; via the coding sequence TTTAAGAACGATTGACTGTTATCAGCAGTTGCAGCAATTTGATCTTGCCGAAAAAACAATTCAGGAACGTTACAACCGCTACAAACAAGGTGCTTTTTTGGTAGAATTAGGATATAACTATCAATTACAGAAAAACGAATCCAAAGCCAAAAATTACTACGATCAGGCAATTGAGAAAATCAAAACCAATCCAAATGATGTTTATGGAGTTGGAAATGCTTTTGAAAGAAAAGTGCTTTTAGAATATGCTTTAAAATCGTATCAAACGGGAATGCAGGTGCAGCCGAATTACAACTTCAATTTTCAGATTGGAATGCTATACGGCCAGTTAGGAAAAACCGATTTGATGATTGATCTTTTGCTGACAGAATCATACAATAATCAACAGAATGCCAATTTGATCCAGACGCAATTATCGCGTTTTATGAATGGCGAAACCGATAATACGGCTTTTAAAGACGCCATGCGTAAAGCTTTAATTTTAAGAACGCAGAAAGAACAAGACGTTTTCTGGAACCACTATTTAAGTTGGTTTTATGTACAGCAGAAAGAATTTGGAAAAGCATTTATTCAGGAAAAAGCCATTTACAAACGCGAACCAGAATCGTTAATCAGCATTGTTAATTTAAGTCAGTTTGCACTGAATGAAGACGATACCGAAACGGCTTCTGAAATTTTAAACTTCATTCTTCAAAATACAAAAGACCGCGATTTACTCATTCAAAGTAATGCGAGTTTAATGCAGATTAAGATTGATAAAGCTCAGGAAAAAGATTATCCAGCCATTACAAACGAGTTGCAGCAATTGCTTGTAACTTATGAAGTAAATCCATTTACGTTATCTTTGCAGTTGATTCAAGCGCATTTTCTAGCTTTTAATTTAAAGAAAACAGAAGAAGCGAAAGCAGTAGTCAAAAAAGCATTAGAATTAAACTTAAATGCGTATCAGCAAGCTGACGCTAAAATGGAATTAGCCGATATTCTGCTTTTGGAAGAAAAATACAATCAAGCTTTGATTTACTATTCGCAGATTCAGCTCGATTTAAAGAACGATGTAATGGCGCATGAAGCGAGTTTGAAAGCGGCTAAAACAAGTTATTACAAAGGCGATTTCGAATGGGCTTTAAAACAGTTTAAAGAATTAAAATCGGCTAACACACAATTAATTGCCAACGACGCTCTCGAATATTTCTTACTGATTAACGACAATACTGCAGCTGATTCGACACAAACGGCTTTAAAGCAATTTGCGAAAGGGGATTTTCTATTGTATCAGAATAAGAAACAAGAAGCCATTACTCAGTTTCAAAACATTCTAAAATCCTTTAAAGGACAAGAAATAGAAGCGGTTACATTGTTGCGTTTAGGTAAAATTTATGAAAGTCAGAAAGACTATGCTTCGGCTTTAAGCCAATACCAGCAGATCATTGACAATCATAGCGACGGAATTTATGTAGATGAAGCGTTGTTCTTTTCGGCAGAAATTTACAACGATGAACTGAAAGATATAGAAAAGGCAAAACCCTTATATGAAAAGGTAATTTTTAACCATCAGGATAGTATTTACTTTGTAGATGCCAGAAAAAAATACCGAGAATTGAGAGGAGATAAGAATTTGTAG